A region of Trichoplusia ni isolate ovarian cell line Hi5 chromosome 21, tn1, whole genome shotgun sequence DNA encodes the following proteins:
- the LOC113504338 gene encoding uncharacterized protein LOC113504338: MRLLIVLAVLGAAVARESDWHPILPEGSVMYSTYHDSERTAETSPRLKIVNRRPISSQYSSGNKVTLFKPNAMSDSCSVYKVSMNQELFYQYLEYDKEVPDLKEFTLCMWTKFHNHSSDHPLFSYSVGESPKEISAWISNTDQASYFSMAVHGQTFFRLNYPLKLNTWYHSCQSWNGKSGEWQIWVNAERVGRGFNNRLVGHVIKGGGLAISGQDQSLLYKKDNIEPVARQSGLLGEITMLQLYHVALTAGKAHKDHKHHHVHHFRHDGTPLEASTEAVTEPPPPQATPLGNGNFLVGGQLQRAPSLNLAGAQQMVPVQLPNGLQLQQEYVNGQLANRLVSEQLLNSAQPLPDHLGGVQGQRLSLVPVSSSLGQGQGYSRSPIGPSKGTTVLLSGSLLNPANVKYIDDSIAHNLFKRNSKRDKRDNPEKELKEELTPGKKDKRGLVALSDGSIVDEALLSPDLMLDNKEDEILFQQSLLNGLAGFVGNLPVQNQQKETVDEREPAEAEVKAVMQVCSGCAPEPFKKALVISWRATPKKLYSGAHYYKGLPICKAF; this comes from the exons ATGCGATTGTTGATCGTTCTTGCCGTGCTCGGGGCGGCGGTCGCGAGGGAGAGCGACTGGCATCCAATCTTACCGGAGGGCAGCGTCATGTACTCCACCTACCACGACTCTGAACGGACTGCAGAAACCAG CCCGCGTCTAAAGATCGTGAACCGTAGGCCGATCTCATCTCAGTACAGTTCTGGCAACAAAGTGACATTGTTCAAGCCGAACGCCATGTCGGACTCGTGCAGCGTCTACAAAGTTTCCATGAACCAGGAACTGTTCTACCAGTACTTGGAGTACGATAAGGAGGTGCCGGATCTCAAGGAGTTCACTCTCTGCATGTGGACCAAGTTCCACAACCACTCCAGTGACCATCCTTTGTTCTCATACTCAG tcgGTGAGAGCCCCAAGGAGATTTCCGCTTGGATATCAAACACAGACCAGGCGAGTTACTTCAGCATGGCTGTGCATGGACAGACCTTCTTCAGGCTAAACTACCCTTTGAAATTAAACAC GTGGTATCATTCGTGCCAGTCGTGGAACGGGAAATCCGGCGAATGGCAAATATGGGTGAACGCTGAACGAGTCGGCAGGGGTTTCAACAACAGA CTTGTCGGCCACGTCATAAAGGGAGGCGGTTTAGCAATATCGGGTCAGGACCAGTCCCTTCTCTACAAGAAAGATAACATCGAACCAGTCGCAA GGCAATCCGGTTTGCTGGGCGAGATCACGATGCTCCAATTGTACCACGTGGCCTTAACTGCGGGCAAAGCTCACAAGGACCACAAACATCACCACGTGCACCACTTCAGACACGACGGCACGCCGCTCGAAGCCTCGACTGAAGCCGTCACAGAACCTCCTCCGCCACAGGCGACTCCCCTGGGCAACGGAAACTTTTTGGTCGGTGGTCAGCTTCAGAGAGCCCCGTCTCTAAACTTAGCCGGTGCACAACAAATGGTCCCCGTTCAGTTACCAAACGGATTGCAACTGCAGCAAGAATATGTTAATGGACAACTCGCAAACAGGCTTGTGTCAGAACAACTTTTAAACAGCGCGCAGCCACTCCCTGATCACTTAGGAGGCGTTCAGGGACAACGGTTATCTTTGGTGCCTGTATCGTCGTCTCTCGGACAAGGTCAAGGGTACTCGAGATCACCAATCGGACCATCAAAGGGTACTACCGTCTTATTATCAGGGTCATTGTTGAATCCCGCCAACGTGAAATATATTGATGATTCAATAGCGCATAATTTATTCAAGAGGAACTCGAAACGGGACAAGAGAGACAACCCTGAAAAGGAATTGAAGGAAGAGCTTACTCCAG GTAAAAAGGACAAACGCGGTTTGGTGGCGTTGTCTGACGGTTCAATTGTCGACGAGGCTCTACTAAGCCCAGACTTGATGCTTGACAACAAAGAGGATGAGATCCTGTTCCAGCAATCATTACTGAACGGACTCGCCGGCTTCGTTGGCAACCTGCCCGTACAGAACCAGCAGAAGGAAACT gtTGACGAAAGAGAGCCGGCCGAGGCTGAAGTGAAGGCAGTGATGCAGGTGTGCAGCGGCTGCGCCCCCGAACCCTTCAAGAAGGCTCTCGTCATCTCCTGGAGAGCCACACCCAAGAAACTCTACAGCGGCGCACACTACTACAAAGGCCTACCGATTTGCAAAGCCTTCTAA